From Pseudomonas sp. G.S.17, the proteins below share one genomic window:
- a CDS encoding DegT/DnrJ/EryC1/StrS family aminotransferase gives MINVTKTYLGDIGKFKTYIEGIYARGWLTNHGPLVTELEARLKDYLGVKHIILTNNGTLALQVAYRALNLSGSAVTTPFSFVATSSSLQWEGIRPIFADIDASTWNISPEHIESRIEPDTSAIVGTHVFGNPCAVERIEEIARRRNLKVVYDGAHAFAVRHAGQSVLNWGDVSTLSFHATKLFHTVEGGAIITNDDEIAKRAYLLCNFGIADVDKIDGIGINAKLNEFSAAMGLCVLDDIENILEERAEIAYRYTSRLENYLDLQQAEANSQLNHSYYPVGLRDEQQLLRVRAALNNRDINPRRYFYPSLDTLEYLQPQIPQTESRALSERVLCLPIYPGLQRADQDKVINTIIDECSFSNAHYQSPALAQVI, from the coding sequence ATGATCAACGTAACCAAAACCTACCTGGGCGATATCGGCAAGTTCAAGACCTACATAGAAGGCATTTATGCACGGGGCTGGCTTACCAATCACGGGCCGCTGGTGACGGAGCTGGAAGCTCGACTCAAGGATTATCTGGGCGTCAAACACATCATTCTCACCAATAACGGCACGCTTGCCCTGCAAGTCGCTTATCGCGCCTTGAACCTGAGCGGCAGCGCCGTGACCACGCCCTTCAGTTTCGTCGCGACCAGCAGCTCGTTGCAGTGGGAAGGCATCCGGCCGATCTTTGCCGATATCGACGCCAGCACCTGGAACATCTCCCCGGAACACATTGAAAGTCGCATTGAGCCAGACACTTCGGCCATCGTCGGCACGCATGTGTTCGGCAATCCATGCGCCGTCGAACGTATCGAAGAAATCGCTCGCCGTCGTAACCTGAAAGTCGTCTACGACGGTGCCCATGCCTTCGCCGTTCGGCATGCCGGACAATCTGTTCTTAACTGGGGTGATGTCAGCACCTTGAGCTTTCACGCCACCAAGCTGTTTCACACAGTCGAAGGCGGCGCGATCATCACCAACGATGACGAAATAGCCAAGCGTGCCTACCTGCTGTGCAACTTCGGAATTGCCGACGTCGACAAGATCGACGGGATCGGCATCAACGCCAAGCTCAATGAATTCTCTGCGGCCATGGGCCTGTGTGTGCTCGATGACATCGAGAACATTCTCGAGGAGCGTGCCGAAATTGCCTACCGCTACACCTCGCGACTGGAAAACTACCTGGACCTGCAACAGGCAGAAGCCAACAGCCAGCTCAACCACAGCTATTACCCGGTGGGCTTGCGGGACGAGCAGCAACTGCTGCGTGTGCGTGCCGCACTCAACAACCGGGATATCAATCCGCGCCGGTACTTCTACCCATCGCTGGATACCCTCGAATATCTGCAGCCGCAGATCCCGCAAACCGAATCCCGTGCCTTGAGTGAGCGTGTCCTGTGCCTGCCGATTTATCCAGGCCTGCAACGCGCTGATCAGGACAAGGTGATCAACACCATCATCGACGAATGCAGCTTCAGCAACGCCCATTACCAAAGCCCTGCCCTCGCTCAGGTCATCTAG
- a CDS encoding aminotransferase class V-fold PLP-dependent enzyme, translated as MKNIALYFDYAATTPVDERVIQVMVQCLGMSGNFGNPASSSHTYGQNARSAVELARQQVAGLVGAQATQIIWTSGATESNNLALKGVAQSHAQRNGQARGHIITSQIEHKAILDTAQQLQGQGFDVTLLAPDADGLITADAVAAALRPDTFLVSLMLVNNELGTLNDIAEIGKQVRAHGALFHVDAAQGAGKVRIDLSGLAVDLMSFSAHKVYGPKGIGALYVGPRAEQRVLAQIHGGGHECGLRSGTLATHQIAGMGAAFALAAESFEDEVAHIQRLNLRLRELLADVSGLHFNGCRTQRIAHTLSLTFTNSDLDISALGHGLAFSSTSACNSAKNTPSHVLLALGYDAQAASQTIRLSLGRFTSEQDIERAAGLIRASLIQPAFWAVAQS; from the coding sequence ATGAAAAATATTGCGCTGTATTTTGACTACGCGGCTACCACTCCTGTCGATGAGCGTGTCATTCAGGTAATGGTCCAGTGCCTGGGCATGTCCGGCAATTTCGGCAATCCGGCGTCCAGCTCGCATACCTATGGGCAGAACGCCCGGTCAGCCGTCGAACTGGCTCGGCAACAGGTTGCAGGACTCGTCGGCGCTCAGGCTACCCAAATCATCTGGACATCTGGCGCAACCGAATCAAACAACCTGGCACTCAAAGGTGTTGCGCAGTCCCATGCACAGCGCAATGGTCAGGCGCGCGGCCACATCATCACCAGCCAGATTGAACACAAGGCGATCCTCGATACCGCGCAGCAACTTCAGGGTCAGGGTTTCGACGTAACGCTTCTGGCGCCTGATGCGGATGGTCTGATCACCGCTGACGCTGTAGCGGCCGCACTGCGCCCGGATACTTTTCTGGTGTCGTTGATGCTGGTCAACAACGAACTGGGCACGCTCAATGACATCGCCGAAATCGGCAAGCAGGTGCGCGCTCACGGTGCGTTGTTCCATGTTGATGCGGCGCAAGGGGCGGGCAAGGTCAGGATTGATCTGTCCGGACTGGCCGTTGACTTGATGTCATTCTCTGCCCACAAGGTCTACGGTCCTAAAGGCATCGGCGCGCTGTATGTCGGCCCTCGTGCCGAGCAACGTGTACTCGCGCAGATTCACGGCGGCGGTCATGAATGCGGGCTGCGTTCCGGCACTCTGGCTACTCACCAGATCGCCGGGATGGGGGCAGCATTCGCGTTGGCCGCAGAGTCATTCGAAGACGAAGTTGCCCATATCCAGCGTTTGAACCTGCGGTTGCGCGAGTTGCTGGCTGATGTGTCAGGTCTGCACTTCAATGGCTGTCGTACCCAACGCATTGCTCATACCTTGAGTCTGACCTTCACCAACAGCGACCTGGATATCTCGGCGCTGGGTCACGGTCTGGCGTTTTCCTCCACCTCCGCATGTAACTCGGCCAAGAACACGCCATCCCATGTTCTGCTTGCATTGGGGTATGACGCGCAAGCCGCCAGTCAGACCATCCGCTTGAGTCTCGGCCGCTTCACCAGTGAGCAGGATATCGAGCGTGCGGCCGGTCTGATCCGGGCATCCCTCATACAGCCTGCGTTCTGGGCGGTTGCTCAGTCTTGA
- a CDS encoding aminopeptidase P family protein: MTMQSTTSGVVSQRLAQTRALMSRERIDAYLVPSADPHLSEYLPGYWQGRQWLSGFHGSVGTLIVTQDFAGLWADSRYWEQATKELAGSGIQLVKLVPGQQGPLEWLAEQAKAETVVAVDGAVLAVASSRTLASKLYDRGARLRTDLDLLTELWEDRPALPTKPIYEHLPPQASVARSEKLTRLRKVMAERGADWHFLATLDDIAWLFNLRGADVSYNPVFISFALIGPNSISLFIDSTKVDAGIRQSLEADGVTLLEYTQIGAALRAVPKDARLLIDPARVTCGLLDYLDSEVTFVEGLNPTTLFKSQKSETDTQHIRQAMEQDGAALCEFFTWLDSALGHEPVSELTIDEKLGQARQRRPGYVSASFATIAGFNANGAMPHYRATEEEFAQIEGDGLLLIDSGGQYLGGTTDITRMVPVGTPTVEQKQDCTRVLKGVIALSRALFPQGILSPLLDSIARAPIWAGGVNYGHGTGHGVGYFLNVHEGPQVIAYQAPATPQTAMLAGMITSIEPGTYRPGRWGVRIENLVINREAGKTEFGEFLKFETLTLCPIDTRCLDIDLLAEDERAWLNDYHVEVQERLTPLLQGAALEWLNTRTAGI, encoded by the coding sequence ATGACTATGCAATCGACAACCAGCGGTGTGGTGTCGCAACGTTTGGCACAAACACGGGCATTGATGAGCCGCGAGCGAATCGATGCTTATCTGGTGCCTTCGGCTGACCCGCATCTGTCCGAATACCTGCCGGGCTATTGGCAGGGTAGGCAATGGCTGTCCGGCTTTCATGGGTCCGTTGGCACGCTGATTGTCACTCAGGATTTCGCGGGTCTTTGGGCCGATAGCCGCTACTGGGAACAGGCTACTAAAGAGCTGGCAGGCAGCGGCATCCAGTTGGTAAAGCTGGTTCCGGGCCAGCAGGGGCCATTGGAGTGGCTGGCCGAGCAAGCCAAGGCTGAAACCGTTGTTGCCGTGGATGGCGCAGTGCTGGCCGTGGCCTCCTCACGAACCCTGGCCAGCAAACTCTATGATCGTGGTGCCCGACTGCGTACCGATCTGGACTTGCTGACTGAGCTGTGGGAAGACCGTCCGGCGCTGCCAACCAAGCCGATCTACGAGCATTTGCCACCACAGGCGTCGGTGGCCCGCAGCGAAAAACTCACTCGACTGCGCAAGGTCATGGCAGAGCGGGGTGCTGACTGGCATTTTCTTGCAACGCTGGATGACATCGCATGGTTGTTCAACCTGCGTGGCGCTGATGTTTCCTACAACCCGGTGTTCATTTCCTTTGCGTTAATTGGCCCCAACAGCATCAGTCTTTTTATTGACTCCACCAAAGTCGACGCCGGCATCCGCCAAAGCCTGGAGGCAGATGGCGTCACCTTGCTGGAATATACGCAGATCGGTGCAGCGTTACGCGCGGTCCCCAAAGACGCTCGCCTGTTGATTGACCCTGCACGGGTGACCTGTGGCCTGCTCGATTACCTGGATAGTGAAGTCACTTTCGTCGAAGGCTTGAACCCGACCACTCTGTTCAAATCACAGAAATCCGAAACAGACACCCAGCATATTCGCCAGGCAATGGAGCAGGATGGCGCGGCGCTGTGCGAGTTTTTCACTTGGCTGGATTCGGCCCTGGGCCATGAACCGGTCAGCGAGCTGACCATTGACGAAAAACTCGGTCAGGCGCGCCAGCGGCGTCCGGGTTATGTCTCTGCCAGCTTCGCTACCATCGCCGGATTCAACGCTAATGGCGCGATGCCGCATTACCGGGCTACGGAAGAAGAATTTGCGCAGATCGAAGGCGATGGCTTGTTGTTGATTGATTCCGGCGGCCAGTACCTGGGCGGCACCACTGACATCACGCGCATGGTGCCGGTCGGTACGCCAACGGTCGAGCAAAAGCAGGACTGCACCCGTGTGTTGAAAGGCGTGATTGCTTTGTCCCGGGCGCTTTTCCCACAAGGAATTCTGTCACCTCTGCTGGATTCCATTGCTCGTGCGCCCATCTGGGCGGGCGGTGTCAATTACGGTCATGGCACTGGGCATGGCGTGGGCTACTTCCTGAATGTTCACGAGGGCCCACAAGTCATTGCCTATCAGGCGCCAGCTACCCCGCAAACCGCGATGCTGGCAGGCATGATCACTTCAATCGAGCCGGGCACATATCGCCCCGGCCGTTGGGGAGTTCGGATTGAAAACCTGGTGATCAACCGCGAGGCGGGCAAGACAGAATTCGGAGAGTTTCTGAAGTTCGAGACGCTGACTCTGTGCCCTATCGATACCCGATGCCTGGATATCGACTTGTTGGCCGAGGATGAGCGTGCGTGGCTCAATGATTACCACGTCGAAGTACAGGAGCGTTTGACGCCTTTGTTGCAAGGCGCTGCGCTGGAATGGTTGAACACTCGCACTGCCGGGATCTGA
- the rhtA gene encoding threonine/homoserine exporter RhtA, translating to MNNDARKLSSILFPIGLLLIAMASIQTGASLAKSLFPIVGAQGTTTLRLVFASVILLLTLRPWRARFTAKSLRTIFIYGIALGGMNFLFYMSLRSVPLGIAVALEFTGPLAVALYSSRKAIDFVWIALAATGLLLLIPMGETSANLDLTGVAYALGAGVCWAAYILFGQKAGEDNGIQTAALGVLIAAIFIAPIGMVHAGTALLDIALIPTAIGVAILSTALPYSLEMVALTRMPARTFGTLASIEPVFGALSGMLFLHEDLTLLQWLAIAAIILASAGATLTSQRETSQLVPAD from the coding sequence ATGAACAACGACGCTCGCAAGCTTTCTTCCATCCTTTTCCCGATTGGGTTGTTACTGATTGCCATGGCATCCATACAAACGGGTGCCTCCCTGGCCAAGAGCCTCTTTCCTATAGTGGGTGCTCAGGGGACCACGACGCTGAGGCTCGTTTTTGCGAGTGTGATTCTCCTGCTCACCCTACGGCCTTGGCGTGCGCGCTTCACTGCCAAATCCCTACGCACGATCTTCATTTACGGGATCGCGCTGGGTGGCATGAACTTCCTCTTCTATATGTCGCTGCGCAGTGTGCCGCTGGGTATCGCCGTTGCGCTCGAGTTCACGGGCCCGCTTGCAGTGGCACTGTATTCGTCGCGCAAGGCGATCGACTTCGTCTGGATTGCGTTGGCTGCCACCGGCCTGCTACTGCTCATTCCCATGGGCGAGACCAGCGCGAACCTTGACCTGACGGGTGTCGCCTACGCATTGGGTGCCGGAGTTTGCTGGGCTGCCTACATCCTGTTCGGCCAAAAGGCCGGGGAAGACAACGGCATTCAGACCGCCGCGCTAGGCGTATTGATTGCTGCGATATTCATCGCCCCCATCGGAATGGTGCACGCAGGCACCGCGCTGCTTGATATTGCATTGATACCGACCGCCATTGGCGTGGCGATTCTATCGACGGCCCTGCCCTACAGTCTGGAAATGGTCGCGCTGACGCGCATGCCTGCACGAACGTTTGGCACCCTGGCGAGTATCGAACCGGTGTTTGGCGCTCTATCCGGGATGCTTTTCCTTCATGAAGATCTGACACTTCTGCAGTGGCTGGCGATCGCCGCGATTATTCTGGCTTCAGCTGGCGCGACGCTCACGTCCCAACGAGAAACGTCGCAATTGGTGCCAGCCGATTGA